A region of Pseudomonas sp. Marseille-Q3773 DNA encodes the following proteins:
- a CDS encoding CitMHS family transporter yields the protein MLTFLGFAMVITFMYLIMTKRLSALIALILVPILFALFGGFSAKIGPMMLEGISKLAPTGVMLMFAILYFALMIDSGLFDPAVRKILKLVKGDPLKVSVGTAVLALVVSLDGDGATTYMICCAAMLPMYSRLGMSPRIMAGLIILAGGVMNMTPWGGPTARAASALHVDPSDIFVPMIPAMLFGVLAILAIAYLYGKRERARLGELHLPTEDIDHSEITVSQYPDARRPKLLYFNGALTAALMAALIAGVLPLPVLFMIAFSIAMIVNYPCLQQQKDRIAAHAGSVLAVTGLIFAAGIFTGILSGTGMVDAMSKSLLAVIPEALGPYLAVITAIVSMPFTFFMSNDAFYYGVLPVLAEAASHYGISPVEMARASIVGQPVHLLSPLVPSTYLLVALAGIEFGDHQRFTLKWAVLVCLCIMLAALLMGIFPLFSSL from the coding sequence ATGCTGACCTTCCTCGGCTTTGCCATGGTCATCACCTTCATGTACCTGATCATGACCAAGCGCCTGTCGGCCTTGATCGCGCTGATCCTGGTACCGATCCTGTTCGCCCTGTTCGGCGGCTTTTCCGCCAAGATCGGCCCCATGATGCTCGAGGGCATCAGCAAGCTCGCGCCTACCGGCGTGATGCTGATGTTCGCCATTCTCTATTTCGCCCTGATGATCGACTCCGGCCTGTTCGACCCGGCCGTGCGCAAGATCCTCAAGCTGGTCAAAGGTGACCCGCTGAAAGTTTCCGTCGGCACCGCCGTGCTGGCCCTGGTGGTCTCGCTCGATGGTGACGGCGCCACCACCTACATGATCTGCTGTGCCGCCATGCTGCCCATGTACAGCCGCCTGGGCATGAGCCCGCGAATCATGGCCGGCCTGATCATCCTGGCCGGCGGGGTGATGAACATGACCCCGTGGGGCGGCCCGACCGCCCGTGCCGCCAGCGCCCTGCATGTGGACCCATCGGACATCTTCGTGCCGATGATCCCGGCCATGCTGTTCGGCGTCCTGGCGATCCTGGCCATTGCCTACCTGTACGGCAAGCGCGAGCGCGCCCGCCTGGGCGAACTGCACCTGCCCACCGAAGACATCGACCACAGCGAAATCACCGTTTCACAGTACCCGGATGCGCGCCGGCCAAAACTGCTGTATTTCAACGGCGCCCTGACCGCCGCGCTGATGGCGGCGCTGATTGCCGGCGTGCTGCCGCTGCCGGTGCTGTTCATGATTGCCTTCAGCATCGCCATGATCGTCAACTACCCTTGCCTGCAGCAGCAGAAGGACCGCATCGCCGCCCACGCCGGCAGCGTGCTGGCTGTCACCGGGCTGATCTTTGCCGCCGGTATCTTCACCGGCATCCTGTCAGGCACCGGCATGGTCGACGCCATGTCCAAAAGCCTGCTGGCGGTCATCCCCGAAGCACTCGGCCCCTACCTGGCGGTGATCACCGCGATCGTGAGCATGCCGTTCACCTTCTTCATGTCCAACGACGCGTTCTACTACGGCGTGTTGCCAGTACTGGCCGAAGCCGCCAGCCATTACGGCATCAGCCCGGTGGAAATGGCCCGTGCATCGATCGTCGGGCAGCCGGTACACCTGCTCAGCCCCCTGGTACCCTCCACCTACCTGCTGGTGGCCTTGGCCGGCATCGAGTTCGGCGATCATCAGCGCTTCACCTTGAAGTGGGCAGTGCTGGTGTGCCTGTGCATAATGCTCGCCGCGCTGCTGATGGGGATTTTCCCGCTGTTCAGTAGTCTCTAG
- a CDS encoding Na/Pi cotransporter family protein has protein sequence MLTLLNLLSAVTLLVWGTHIVRTGILRVFGSSLRRIIGQNMNKRPLAFVAGILVTAMVQSSNATAMLVTSFVGQGLMAMTPALAIMLGADVGTALMARVLTLDLSWLSPLLIFLGVIFFLSRKQTRAGQLGRVGIGLGLIILALELIVQAATPITHAQGVKVLFASLTGDIMLDALVGALFAMISYSSLAAVLLTATLAGAEVISLPVAIGLVVGANIGSGLLAFISTSMQNAAGRRVALGSLLYKLIGLLLIIPVLNPLVAWMDALSFSAQELVIGFHLLYNTLRCLIMLPTVKPMGRLCNTLLPDRENGNGQIRPRHLDTSALETPSLALANAARETLRLGDIVDSLLEAMLGALRGTQTALPQQVRALGEDADALYNAIKLYLAQMSREDLSEQDNRRWAEIIELAINLKLACDLIERMLRKVQQQKTSQRREFSQVGLEELTGLQEQLLANLRLGLSVFLSADPESARLLLREKRRFRAQERRLAHAHVSRLQRKVVQSIETSSLHLELIADMKRLNSLFCSSAYVVLGGSDTGGLMLDSVPDEARLP, from the coding sequence ATGCTGACCCTGCTCAACCTGCTCTCGGCCGTAACGCTTCTGGTCTGGGGCACCCACATCGTACGTACCGGCATCCTTCGGGTATTCGGCTCGAGCCTGCGTCGCATCATCGGCCAGAACATGAACAAGCGCCCGTTGGCGTTCGTCGCCGGTATCCTGGTCACCGCCATGGTGCAAAGCAGCAACGCCACCGCCATGCTGGTCACCTCGTTCGTCGGCCAGGGCCTGATGGCCATGACCCCGGCCCTGGCGATCATGCTCGGTGCTGACGTCGGGACCGCGTTGATGGCCCGGGTACTGACACTGGACCTGTCCTGGCTGTCGCCGCTGCTGATCTTCCTGGGCGTGATCTTCTTCCTCTCGCGCAAACAGACGCGGGCCGGCCAGCTGGGCAGGGTAGGCATCGGGCTTGGCCTGATCATCCTGGCACTCGAGCTGATCGTGCAGGCCGCCACGCCGATCACCCACGCCCAGGGTGTGAAAGTGCTGTTCGCCTCACTGACCGGCGACATCATGCTGGACGCCCTGGTCGGGGCGCTGTTCGCCATGATTTCCTATTCCAGCCTGGCCGCCGTGCTGCTCACCGCGACGCTGGCCGGCGCCGAAGTGATCAGCCTGCCGGTGGCCATCGGCCTGGTGGTCGGCGCCAATATCGGCAGTGGGCTGCTGGCCTTCATCAGCACCAGCATGCAGAACGCCGCTGGCCGCCGCGTGGCCCTGGGCAGCCTGTTGTACAAGCTGATTGGCCTGCTGCTGATCATCCCCGTGCTGAACCCGCTGGTGGCCTGGATGGACGCCCTGAGTTTCAGCGCGCAGGAACTGGTCATCGGCTTTCACCTGCTCTACAACACCCTGCGCTGCCTGATCATGCTGCCCACGGTCAAGCCGATGGGCCGTCTGTGCAACACCTTGCTCCCCGACCGGGAAAACGGTAACGGCCAGATACGGCCACGCCACCTCGATACTTCGGCACTGGAAACGCCCAGCCTGGCCCTGGCCAACGCTGCCCGTGAAACCTTGCGCCTCGGTGATATCGTCGACAGTCTGCTCGAAGCCATGCTCGGCGCCCTGCGTGGTACCCAGACCGCCTTGCCCCAGCAGGTCCGGGCCCTTGGTGAGGACGCCGACGCCTTGTACAACGCGATCAAGCTGTACCTGGCGCAGATGTCGCGTGAAGACCTCAGTGAGCAGGACAACCGTCGCTGGGCAGAAATCATCGAGCTGGCGATCAACCTCAAGCTGGCCTGCGACCTGATCGAGCGCATGCTGCGCAAGGTCCAGCAGCAGAAGACCAGCCAGCGCCGGGAGTTTTCCCAGGTGGGCCTGGAAGAGCTGACCGGTCTGCAGGAGCAGCTGCTGGCCAATCTGCGTCTGGGCCTGTCGGTGTTCCTGAGCGCAGACCCGGAAAGCGCCCGCTTGCTGCTGCGGGAAAAACGCCGCTTCCGCGCCCAGGAGCGGCGCCTGGCGCACGCCCATGTCAGCCGCTTGCAGCGCAAGGTAGTGCAAAGTATCGAGACCAGTTCGCTACACTTGGAGCTGATCGCCGACATGAAGCGGTTGAACTCTTTGTTCTGTAGCAGTGCCTATGTGGTACTGGGCGGCTCGGACACGGGCGGGCTGATGCTCGACAGCGTGCCGGACGAAGCCCGCCTGCCGTGA
- a CDS encoding DUF2388 domain-containing protein, translated as MRYLLPLLFAVVGMASAHAMDTTTQGLVITGYVTSQVTTAPFDRKLVRQARDDAAAFVASDGQIRGARLEAALQSLRHRCAQQAVGDLELAQAILVQ; from the coding sequence ATGCGTTATCTGTTGCCGCTGCTTTTCGCCGTTGTTGGCATGGCCAGTGCCCATGCCATGGACACCACCACGCAAGGCCTGGTCATCACAGGCTATGTCACCAGCCAGGTCACCACTGCGCCGTTCGACCGTAAACTGGTCCGTCAGGCCCGCGACGATGCGGCTGCCTTCGTTGCCAGCGACGGCCAGATCCGTGGCGCGCGGCTCGAGGCAGCACTGCAATCGTTACGCCACCGCTGCGCGCAGCAGGCCGTCGGCGACCTGGAACTGGCGCAAGCAATTCTCGTCCAATAA
- a CDS encoding NAD(P)(+) transhydrogenase (Re/Si-specific) subunit beta produces the protein MSMNLVTLLYLVASVCFIQALKGLSHPTTSRRGNLFGMIGMGIAILTTVGLIYKLGAELATAGIGYVIVGLLVGGTAGSVMAKRVEMTKMPELVAFMHSMIGLAAVFIAIAAVLEPQSMGIVAAISDPIPTGNRLELFLGAAIGAITFSGSVIAFGKLSGKYKFRLFQGAPVQFAGQHKLNLILGLTTIALGLLFTFTGHYSAFTLMLALAFIMGVLIIIPIGGADMPVVVSMLNSYSGWAAAGIGFSLNNSMLIIAGSLVGSSGAILSYIMCKAMNRSFFNVILGGFGGDTDAGAAQGSKEQRPVKSGSADDATFLLSNADSVIIVPGYGLAVARAQHALKELTEKLSHNGVTVKYAIHPVAGRMPGHMNVLLAEAEVPYDQVFEMEDINAEFGQADVVLVLGANDVVNPAAKNDPKSPIAGMPILEAFKAKTIIVNKRSMASGYAGLDNELFYLDKTMMVFGDAKKVIEDMVKAVE, from the coding sequence ATGAGCATGAATCTGGTAACACTTCTCTACCTTGTCGCCTCGGTCTGCTTCATCCAGGCGCTCAAGGGCCTGTCGCATCCGACCACCTCGCGGCGCGGCAACCTGTTCGGCATGATCGGCATGGGGATCGCCATCCTCACCACGGTTGGCCTCATTTACAAGCTTGGCGCCGAGCTGGCTACCGCTGGCATCGGCTACGTCATTGTCGGCCTGCTGGTCGGCGGTACCGCTGGCTCGGTCATGGCCAAGCGCGTCGAGATGACCAAGATGCCAGAGCTGGTCGCCTTCATGCACAGCATGATCGGCCTGGCCGCGGTGTTCATCGCCATCGCCGCCGTGCTGGAGCCGCAATCGATGGGCATCGTCGCCGCGATCAGCGACCCGATCCCCACCGGCAACCGCCTGGAACTGTTCCTCGGCGCGGCCATCGGTGCCATTACCTTCTCCGGTTCGGTGATCGCTTTTGGCAAACTGTCGGGAAAGTACAAGTTCCGCTTGTTCCAGGGCGCACCGGTACAGTTCGCCGGCCAGCACAAGCTCAACCTGATTCTTGGCCTGACCACCATTGCCCTGGGCCTGCTGTTCACCTTCACCGGCCACTACAGCGCCTTTACCCTGATGCTGGCCCTGGCCTTCATCATGGGCGTGCTGATCATTATTCCGATCGGCGGCGCCGACATGCCGGTGGTGGTGTCGATGCTCAACAGCTATTCGGGCTGGGCAGCGGCCGGTATCGGCTTCTCGCTGAACAACTCGATGCTGATCATTGCGGGCTCGCTGGTCGGTTCGTCCGGTGCCATCCTCTCGTACATCATGTGCAAGGCGATGAACCGTTCGTTCTTCAACGTCATCCTCGGCGGTTTCGGCGGCGATACCGATGCTGGCGCGGCGCAAGGCTCGAAAGAACAGCGCCCGGTGAAGTCCGGCTCGGCTGACGATGCCACCTTCCTGCTCAGCAATGCCGACAGCGTTATCATCGTTCCGGGCTACGGCCTGGCGGTGGCTCGCGCACAGCACGCGCTGAAGGAGTTGACCGAGAAGCTGAGCCATAACGGCGTGACCGTGAAGTATGCGATCCACCCGGTGGCCGGCCGTATGCCCGGGCATATGAACGTGTTGCTGGCCGAGGCGGAAGTGCCTTACGACCAGGTGTTCGAGATGGAGGACATCAACGCCGAGTTCGGTCAGGCCGACGTGGTACTGGTTCTGGGCGCCAACGACGTGGTCAACCCGGCCGCGAAGAACGACCCCAAGTCGCCGATTGCCGGTATGCCGATCCTTGAAGCCTTCAAGGCCAAGACCATCATCGTCAACAAGCGCTCGATGGCCAGCGGCTATGCCGGGCTGGACAACGAACTGTTCTACCTCGACAAGACCATGATGGTGTTTGGCGATGCCAAGAAGGTCATCGAGGACATGGTCAAAGCGGTAGAGTGA
- a CDS encoding NAD(P) transhydrogenase subunit alpha: protein MEDMLISHGIYNLIIFVLAIYVGYHVVWNVTPALHTPLMAVTNAISAIVIVGAMLAAALTVTPAGKLMGTLAVALAAVNVFGGFLVTRRMLEMFKKKAKNEGQK from the coding sequence ATGGAAGACATGCTGATTTCCCATGGCATCTACAACCTGATCATCTTCGTGCTGGCCATCTATGTGGGCTACCACGTGGTCTGGAACGTCACCCCGGCGCTGCACACCCCGCTGATGGCCGTCACCAACGCCATCTCCGCCATTGTCATCGTCGGCGCCATGCTGGCCGCGGCGCTGACCGTGACCCCGGCCGGCAAGCTGATGGGAACCCTCGCCGTGGCCCTGGCCGCGGTCAATGTGTTCGGTGGCTTCCTGGTCACCCGCCGCATGCTTGAGATGTTCAAGAAGAAAGCCAAGAACGAGGGGCAGAAGTAA
- a CDS encoding DUF1127 domain-containing protein: protein MERTLSSGLVFESNAQQSNASLPLRALSTLLLWQRRMASRRQLARLDARLLADAGISESQRYEELSKPFWR from the coding sequence ATGGAACGTACCCTCAGTTCCGGTCTGGTTTTTGAAAGCAACGCCCAGCAATCCAACGCTTCGCTGCCGCTGCGCGCCCTGTCCACCCTGCTGCTGTGGCAGCGCCGTATGGCCAGCCGCCGTCAACTGGCTCGCCTGGACGCCCGCCTGCTGGCCGATGCCGGTATCAGCGAGTCGCAGCGTTACGAAGAGCTGAGCAAGCCTTTCTGGCGCTAA
- a CDS encoding TerC family protein produces the protein MEWLTSPEIWVAFFTLTALEIVLGIDNIIMISILVSRMPKHMQPRTRIFGLALAMVTRIMLLLSITWVMRLTADLFVVFGQGISGRDLILFFGGLFLLWKSSQEIYHGLEGEDENAEEPKGAGGKFFYTIIQIAIIDIVFSLDSVITAVGMVSHVPVMIAAIVVAVLVMMLCAGTISEFIDKHPSLKMLALSFLIVVGTVLIAESFDVHVPKGYVYFAMAFSLAVEAINIRMRTALARKQGKEHEPVKLRKDIPGQ, from the coding sequence ATGGAATGGCTGACCAGCCCGGAAATCTGGGTTGCCTTTTTCACCCTTACCGCGCTTGAGATCGTCCTGGGTATCGACAACATCATCATGATCTCGATCCTGGTCAGCCGCATGCCCAAGCACATGCAGCCGCGCACCCGGATATTCGGCCTCGCCCTGGCCATGGTCACCCGCATCATGCTGCTGCTGTCGATCACCTGGGTCATGCGCCTCACCGCCGACCTGTTCGTGGTGTTCGGCCAAGGCATTTCCGGGCGTGACCTGATTCTGTTCTTCGGTGGCCTGTTCCTGCTGTGGAAAAGCTCGCAGGAGATCTACCACGGCCTGGAAGGCGAGGACGAGAACGCTGAAGAGCCGAAAGGGGCGGGTGGCAAGTTCTTCTATACCATCATCCAGATCGCCATCATCGACATCGTGTTCTCGCTGGACTCGGTCATCACCGCAGTAGGCATGGTGTCCCACGTACCGGTGATGATCGCCGCCATCGTCGTCGCCGTGCTGGTGATGATGCTGTGCGCTGGCACCATCAGCGAATTCATCGACAAGCACCCGTCCTTGAAGATGCTCGCCCTGTCGTTCCTGATCGTGGTCGGTACCGTGCTGATCGCCGAATCTTTCGACGTGCACGTGCCGAAGGGCTACGTCTACTTCGCCATGGCGTTTTCGCTGGCGGTGGAAGCCATCAACATTCGCATGCGCACCGCACTGGCCCGCAAGCAAGGCAAAGAGCATGAGCCGGTGAAACTGCGCAAGGATATTCCGGGTCAATAA
- a CDS encoding DUF2388 domain-containing protein gives MSRKYLIGAALMLSLVGTASATSFVVTTDAVVGAVAASTDATSDISSSFRDDKIVQAARDDAASFVGSQGDIRGAKLESAFLHIRSQMPALQASDAQLAQAILAL, from the coding sequence ATGTCTCGTAAATATCTGATTGGCGCAGCCCTGATGCTGAGCCTGGTCGGCACCGCAAGCGCCACCAGCTTCGTTGTCACCACTGACGCCGTTGTTGGCGCAGTGGCAGCGTCCACCGATGCCACCTCCGACATTTCTTCTTCGTTCCGTGACGACAAGATTGTCCAGGCCGCCCGTGACGACGCCGCCAGCTTCGTAGGCAGCCAAGGCGATATCCGCGGTGCCAAGCTGGAGAGTGCGTTCCTGCACATCCGCTCGCAGATGCCCGCTCTGCAAGCCAGCGACGCGCAACTGGCCCAGGCCATCCTGGCGCTCTGA
- a CDS encoding DUF4105 domain-containing protein: MNRVRAWLLGCVLTLLGTPALADLQLELQVSGLDSQQIKATQALLDEALGKLPPRFKQQLDRRVRVSWSDNMPADAYGQASLVSTLALNRRLLPSLADGSAASARTNRPHGTVREELLATVLHELTHIYDRARLWPGDESSLIARCKRQQGTLGKIGLPEACRGQAERRFTLSDDPRLLDLAGWQQYVGRRGEREQHNGQFVRSPDSYELTSPKEYIAVNMEYFLLDPSYGCRRPALNQYLREHFGWAPQQDTCAKGLPFINAGSDFARQPLGEIDPERVYEVDYLLAEANQNLVSRWGHSMLRLVICKPGRPRGPDCRLDLDQSLVLSYRAFVNDVQLSSWDGLVGAYPSRLFVLPLGQVIDEYTKTELRSLASVPLRLSRNEIENLVRQAAEMHWSYDGNYWFLSNNCAVESLKLLRSGTANPRLNDLDSIMPNGLLAVLKGRGLADTSVLDDPREALRLGYRFDSYRDRYQAMFEVLKKQLPVRQDTVEDWLALDAEQRRAWLPQADLRTSAALLLLEQASLRRQLLLAQDEVKQRYLNAAALKDGSVSKADATLRQMLANSGFLSRPAELLDTQGYGLPQPQERKHLERVSSERQAQLLRLSTNLDKEVRALLEPSRAREIAAVEANVKQIGAHLRALHKAAGGLQL, from the coding sequence GTGAACCGCGTGCGCGCCTGGCTGCTCGGCTGCGTCCTGACGCTGCTCGGCACGCCTGCCCTGGCCGACCTGCAGCTCGAGCTGCAGGTGTCCGGCCTTGATTCGCAACAGATCAAAGCCACCCAGGCCTTGCTCGACGAGGCCCTGGGCAAGCTCCCGCCCCGTTTCAAGCAACAGTTGGACCGCCGCGTGCGGGTCAGCTGGAGCGACAACATGCCGGCCGACGCCTATGGCCAGGCATCGCTGGTCTCTACCCTGGCGCTCAATCGTCGCCTGCTGCCCAGCCTCGCTGATGGCAGTGCTGCCAGCGCACGCACCAACCGCCCACATGGCACGGTGCGTGAAGAACTGCTGGCCACGGTGCTGCACGAGCTCACCCATATCTACGACCGCGCCCGGCTGTGGCCTGGCGACGAGAGCTCGCTGATCGCCCGCTGCAAGCGCCAGCAAGGCACGCTCGGCAAGATCGGCCTGCCCGAGGCATGCCGTGGCCAGGCAGAGCGTCGCTTCACCCTCAGCGACGACCCGCGCCTGCTCGACCTGGCCGGCTGGCAGCAATACGTGGGCCGGCGCGGCGAACGCGAGCAGCACAATGGCCAGTTCGTGCGCAGCCCGGACAGCTATGAGCTGACCAGCCCCAAGGAATACATCGCGGTCAACATGGAGTATTTCCTCCTCGACCCCAGCTACGGTTGCCGCCGCCCGGCATTGAACCAGTACCTGCGCGAGCACTTCGGCTGGGCACCGCAACAGGACACCTGCGCCAAAGGCCTGCCGTTCATCAATGCCGGCAGCGATTTTGCCCGCCAGCCACTCGGCGAGATCGACCCTGAGCGGGTCTATGAAGTGGATTACCTGCTGGCCGAAGCCAACCAGAACCTGGTCAGCCGCTGGGGCCATAGCATGCTGCGCCTGGTTATCTGCAAGCCTGGCCGCCCCCGCGGGCCGGACTGCCGCCTCGACCTCGACCAGAGCCTGGTGCTGTCGTACCGCGCCTTCGTCAACGACGTGCAGCTGTCGAGCTGGGACGGCCTTGTCGGTGCCTACCCATCGCGGCTGTTCGTGCTGCCCCTGGGCCAGGTGATCGACGAGTACACCAAGACCGAACTGCGCAGCCTGGCCTCGGTACCCTTGCGGCTCAGCCGCAACGAGATAGAGAACCTGGTACGCCAGGCTGCCGAAATGCACTGGAGTTATGACGGCAACTACTGGTTCCTGTCCAACAACTGCGCGGTGGAGTCGTTGAAATTGCTACGCAGCGGCACTGCCAACCCACGCCTGAACGACCTCGACAGCATCATGCCCAATGGCTTGCTAGCGGTGCTCAAGGGCAGGGGACTGGCCGATACCAGCGTGCTCGACGACCCGCGCGAGGCGTTGCGCCTCGGTTACCGCTTCGACTCCTACCGCGACCGTTACCAGGCCATGTTCGAGGTATTGAAGAAGCAGTTGCCCGTCAGGCAGGACACGGTCGAAGATTGGCTGGCGCTGGACGCCGAACAACGGCGGGCCTGGTTGCCCCAGGCCGACCTGCGCACCAGCGCCGCCTTGCTGCTGCTCGAGCAGGCCAGCCTGCGCCGGCAACTGCTGCTGGCCCAGGACGAGGTCAAGCAGCGTTACCTGAATGCCGCTGCGCTCAAGGACGGCAGTGTCAGCAAGGCCGACGCCACCCTGAGGCAGATGCTCGCCAACAGCGGCTTCCTCAGCCGCCCGGCAGAGCTGCTCGACACCCAGGGCTACGGGCTGCCGCAACCGCAGGAGCGCAAGCACCTGGAGCGAGTCAGCAGCGAGCGGCAGGCGCAGCTGTTGCGCTTGAGCACCAACCTGGACAAAGAGGTGAGGGCGCTGCTGGAGCCGTCGCGGGCCAGGGAAATTGCCGCCGTCGAGGCCAACGTGAAACAGATCGGCGCGCACTTGCGGGCATTGCACAAGGCTGCGGGTGGCCTGCAGTTGTGA
- a CDS encoding DUF2388 domain-containing protein: MRKPLIAATLGMLLLADLAQAQTLVATSNIIVRAFGRSIDFTSDTTTSIRDSKVVREAHDDAASFVASNGDIRGAQLEAAFNTLRERVPEARDASDQVLAEAILAL; this comes from the coding sequence ATGCGTAAACCGCTGATTGCCGCTACCCTCGGCATGCTCCTGCTGGCCGACCTGGCCCAGGCACAGACCCTGGTGGCCACCAGCAACATCATCGTGCGGGCGTTTGGCCGCTCGATCGATTTCACTTCGGACACCACCACCTCGATCCGCGACTCCAAAGTAGTGCGCGAAGCCCACGACGACGCTGCCAGCTTCGTTGCAAGCAACGGTGATATCCGCGGCGCCCAGCTCGAGGCAGCCTTCAATACCTTGCGCGAGCGCGTGCCGGAAGCACGCGACGCCAGTGACCAGGTACTGGCTGAAGCCATCCTTGCACTGTGA
- a CDS encoding acetyl-CoA hydrolase/transferase family protein — MYRDRIRLSSLHSKVMSAADAAGLIEDGMTVGMSGFTRAGEAKAVPHALAERAKQSPLKISLMTGASLGNDLDKQLTEAGVLARRMPFQVDSTLRKAINDGKVMFIDQHLSETVEQLRNQQLKLPDIAVIEAVAITEQGHIVPTTSVGNSASFAIFAKQVIVEINLSHNTNLEGLHDIYIPTYRPTRTPIPLVKVDDRIGSTAIPIDPAKIVGIVISDQPDSPSTVLPPDDETQGIADHLINFFKKEVEAGRMTNKLGPLQAGIGSIANAVMCGLIESPFEDLTMYSEVLQDSTFDLIDAGKLSFASGSSITLSTRRNADVFGNLERYKDKLVLRPQEISNHPEVVRRLGIIGINTALEFDIYGNVNSTHVCGTRMMNGIGGSGDFARNAHLAVFVTKSIAKGGAISSVVPMVSHVDHTEHDVDILVTEQGLADLRGLAPRERARAIIDNCVHPDYRAALDDYFERACQRGGHTPHILREALSWHENLEETGRMLAS, encoded by the coding sequence ATGTACCGTGATCGTATCCGCTTGTCCTCCCTGCACAGCAAGGTAATGAGTGCGGCTGATGCCGCTGGTCTGATCGAGGACGGCATGACCGTCGGCATGAGCGGTTTCACTCGCGCCGGCGAAGCCAAGGCCGTGCCGCATGCCCTGGCCGAGCGAGCCAAGCAGTCGCCACTGAAAATCAGCCTGATGACCGGCGCCAGCCTGGGTAACGACCTGGACAAGCAACTGACCGAGGCCGGCGTGCTGGCTCGCCGCATGCCGTTCCAGGTCGACAGCACACTGCGCAAGGCCATCAACGACGGCAAGGTGATGTTCATCGACCAGCACCTGTCGGAAACCGTCGAGCAACTGCGCAACCAGCAGTTGAAGCTGCCGGACATCGCGGTCATCGAAGCCGTGGCTATTACCGAGCAAGGCCATATCGTGCCAACCACTTCGGTGGGCAATTCGGCCAGCTTCGCGATCTTCGCCAAGCAGGTGATTGTCGAGATCAACCTTTCGCACAACACCAACCTCGAAGGCCTGCACGACATCTATATCCCGACCTACCGCCCGACCCGCACGCCTATCCCGCTGGTCAAGGTCGACGACCGAATTGGCAGCACCGCGATCCCGATCGACCCAGCCAAGATCGTCGGTATCGTCATCAGCGACCAGCCCGACTCGCCATCCACCGTACTACCGCCGGATGACGAAACCCAGGGCATCGCCGATCACCTGATCAACTTCTTCAAGAAAGAAGTGGAAGCCGGCCGCATGACCAACAAGCTCGGCCCGCTGCAGGCCGGTATCGGCAGCATCGCCAACGCAGTCATGTGCGGCCTGATCGAGTCACCGTTCGAAGACCTAACCATGTACTCCGAAGTACTGCAGGACTCCACCTTCGACCTGATCGATGCCGGCAAGCTGAGCTTCGCCTCGGGCAGCTCGATCACCTTGTCCACCCGCCGCAACGCGGACGTGTTCGGTAACCTGGAGCGCTACAAGGACAAGCTGGTGCTGCGCCCACAGGAAATCTCCAACCACCCGGAAGTAGTCCGGCGCCTGGGCATCATTGGTATCAACACCGCGCTGGAGTTCGATATCTACGGCAACGTCAACTCTACCCACGTTTGCGGTACCAGGATGATGAACGGTATCGGCGGTTCGGGAGACTTTGCCCGTAACGCTCACCTGGCGGTTTTCGTCACCAAGTCGATTGCCAAAGGTGGCGCGATTTCCAGCGTGGTACCAATGGTCAGCCATGTCGACCACACCGAGCACGACGTCGACATCCTGGTAACCGAACAAGGCCTGGCCGACCTGCGTGGCCTGGCGCCGCGTGAACGGGCAAGGGCGATCATCGACAACTGTGTGCACCCGGACTATCGCGCTGCGCTGGACGACTACTTCGAACGCGCCTGCCAGCGGGGCGGCCATACGCCACATATTCTGCGTGAAGCGCTGAGCTGGCACGAAAACCTGGAAGAAACCGGGCGCATGCTGGCGAGCTGA